A stretch of the Arcobacter sp. LA11 genome encodes the following:
- a CDS encoding bifunctional (p)ppGpp synthetase/guanosine-3',5'-bis(diphosphate) 3'-pyrophosphohydrolase, with translation MDPFIQKIESINNIDDAVSLLQNEASITPKLQEIVDFTIQAHEGQFRKSGEPYCVHPILVASIASHFSNEEDIIATALLHDVVEDTKYDLDFVKNKWGEDIAHMVDGLTKIDEIREHELIPSSSNKKLLSSAMTFRKMLIASIDDVRVLVVKLCDRLHNMLTLAALPANKQLRIAEETLVVYVPIAHRLGISTVKNTLEDLAFFYIYPEEYKRIDDFIKEHQHAIQLTFNKFISSTKNLLEKNGFDLNKVQIFSRIKHYYSIYLKMQRKGVSMDEVLDLFAIRILVDNDIDCYKILGFLHLEYKPLISRFKDYVSTPKENGYQTIHTTVFYNSKIYEVQIRTFEMNKVAEYGIAAHWMYKSGAKQQPNLNWLKSLEYSNDNIEEFYADTKEDLYSEEIVVYSPHGDTFNLPRGSTAYDFAYAVHTDVGKNAIECYINKVKKPLLTELHSSDIVAIKTVDYAIPRCSWNDMVKTNRAKKQIRLLCSQRQKEIDELSGRNIVNTVFSKYIKNITSIIKTDSLHKIPQILDYFKHVKHQIEKKIIKEQGFVARFKIYTSKIKKHKFDNILIYSNFSINSVSFDHCCHPKFADEIVAFKDGNKALIHHKMCDKAYKKIMSTDDMLFCKWTKDTLYHYKMVVSLPNTKGELARLLSYMSQYEGYILSVDYGREKHSYRQYCDIEFEVNNSNIEEVRRIIEKKAKVIEFFSKKDAYNK, from the coding sequence ATGGATCCTTTTATTCAAAAAATAGAGAGCATCAACAATATTGATGATGCTGTCTCACTTCTGCAAAATGAAGCTAGTATTACTCCAAAACTTCAAGAAATTGTTGATTTCACAATCCAAGCACATGAAGGTCAGTTTAGGAAAAGCGGTGAACCTTATTGTGTTCATCCAATATTAGTTGCCTCTATTGCTTCACACTTTTCAAACGAAGAAGATATTATTGCAACTGCACTTTTACATGATGTTGTAGAAGATACAAAATATGATTTAGATTTTGTAAAGAATAAATGGGGTGAAGACATTGCTCATATGGTTGATGGTCTTACAAAAATTGATGAAATTAGAGAGCATGAATTAATACCTTCAAGTTCAAATAAAAAATTACTATCTTCAGCAATGACTTTTAGAAAAATGCTTATTGCATCAATTGATGATGTAAGAGTTTTAGTAGTAAAACTTTGTGATAGACTTCATAATATGTTAACACTAGCAGCTTTGCCTGCAAATAAACAACTAAGAATAGCAGAAGAGACTCTTGTAGTTTATGTTCCAATTGCTCATAGACTCGGTATATCAACAGTTAAAAATACGCTTGAAGACTTAGCATTTTTTTATATATACCCAGAAGAATATAAAAGAATTGATGATTTTATAAAAGAACATCAGCATGCAATACAACTTACATTTAATAAGTTTATATCATCAACAAAAAATCTATTAGAAAAAAATGGTTTTGATTTAAATAAAGTTCAAATATTTTCTAGAATAAAACACTATTACTCTATATATTTAAAAATGCAAAGAAAAGGTGTAAGTATGGATGAAGTACTTGACCTTTTTGCAATTAGGATTTTAGTAGATAATGATATTGACTGTTATAAAATCTTAGGATTTTTACACTTAGAATATAAACCTTTGATTTCTAGATTTAAAGATTATGTATCAACTCCAAAAGAGAATGGTTATCAAACTATTCATACAACAGTATTTTACAATTCAAAAATTTATGAAGTTCAAATCAGAACTTTTGAAATGAATAAAGTTGCAGAATATGGGATTGCTGCTCACTGGATGTATAAAAGTGGAGCAAAACAGCAACCAAATCTTAATTGGCTTAAGTCATTAGAATACTCAAATGACAATATTGAAGAATTTTATGCAGATACAAAAGAAGATCTTTATTCTGAAGAAATTGTAGTATATTCACCACACGGAGATACTTTTAATTTGCCTAGAGGTTCTACTGCCTATGACTTTGCATATGCAGTTCATACTGATGTTGGGAAAAATGCCATAGAGTGTTATATTAATAAAGTGAAAAAACCACTTTTAACAGAACTACATAGTTCTGATATTGTAGCTATTAAAACTGTTGATTATGCAATTCCTAGATGTTCATGGAATGATATGGTTAAAACAAACCGAGCAAAAAAACAAATAAGACTTTTATGTTCTCAAAGACAAAAAGAAATTGATGAGTTAAGTGGAAGAAATATTGTTAATACAGTTTTTTCAAAATATATCAAAAATATAACATCAATAATAAAAACTGATTCTTTACATAAAATACCTCAAATACTTGATTATTTTAAACACGTTAAACATCAAATTGAGAAAAAAATCATTAAAGAACAAGGTTTTGTAGCTAGATTTAAAATATATACAAGTAAAATCAAAAAACATAAATTTGACAATATACTTATATATTCGAATTTTAGTATAAATTCTGTATCATTTGACCACTGTTGCCACCCCAAATTTGCCGATGAAATCGTAGCTTTTAAGGATGGAAATAAAGCTTTAATTCATCACAAAATGTGTGATAAAGCTTATAAAAAAATCATGTCTACAGATGATATGCTATTTTGTAAATGGACAAAAGACACTTTGTATCATTATAAAATGGTTGTAAGTTTACCAAATACTAAAGGTGAATTAGCAAGATTATTAAGTTATATGAGCCAATATGAAGGATATATTCTATCTGTTGATTATGGTAGAGAAAAACATTCATATAGACAATATTGTGATATAGAATTTGAAGTAAATAATTCAAATATAGAAGAAGTAAGAAGAATCATCGAGAAAAAAGCAAAAGTAATTGAGTTTTTTTCAAAAAAAGATGCATATAATAAATAG
- a CDS encoding LptF/LptG family permease, with amino-acid sequence MSILTKYILKKYLLNFIIVLVSLQLFFVGMDFLQNSKDLPSSANLQLLYLMYNGFFTLTLTLPLSLVFGWILTLVIFVRNNELVAFTSLGAKRFNIYSPVVLVSVVLLLVLMSIQMTPMAYSYEQKKKILDGNYFTNTKSDIFLKYDDNYIYFKKLLPLKKQAEDIHIYKIKDDDIVETIIAKKAYFQNDKWYVVDAKIVKKPKELNFETSKLEVRYEKFLNTLEGFKPKILDNVYEEKSSFSIIDAISALDLLSKQNVNTDKIRAAIYYEIVIPLFILPLIMLIFVYTSYNRRFFNIGSFTSFSIFGTLIVWGVFFMLYKFSNSGVMKPEFSLLLPMLGWFLISFIIYRKKNKI; translated from the coding sequence ATGAGCATATTAACCAAATATATTTTAAAAAAATATCTATTAAATTTTATTATTGTTTTAGTATCTTTACAACTTTTTTTTGTTGGAATGGATTTTTTACAAAACTCTAAAGACTTGCCTAGTTCTGCCAACTTACAACTTTTATACTTAATGTATAATGGATTTTTTACACTAACACTTACTTTGCCATTATCTTTAGTCTTTGGTTGGATTTTAACCTTAGTTATATTTGTGAGAAACAATGAGTTAGTTGCTTTTACATCTTTAGGTGCGAAGAGATTTAATATTTATTCACCAGTTGTATTAGTTTCAGTTGTCTTGTTATTAGTTCTTATGTCAATACAAATGACTCCTATGGCTTATTCTTATGAACAGAAAAAGAAAATTTTAGATGGAAATTATTTTACAAATACAAAATCAGATATTTTTTTAAAATATGATGATAATTATATTTACTTTAAAAAGTTATTACCTCTTAAAAAACAAGCAGAAGATATTCATATTTATAAAATAAAAGATGATGACATTGTTGAAACAATTATTGCTAAGAAAGCCTATTTTCAAAATGATAAATGGTATGTTGTAGATGCAAAAATAGTAAAGAAACCAAAAGAGTTAAATTTTGAAACTTCTAAATTAGAAGTAAGATATGAAAAATTTTTAAATACATTAGAAGGGTTTAAACCAAAAATTTTGGATAATGTATATGAAGAAAAGTCTAGTTTTTCAATTATTGATGCTATTTCAGCTTTAGATTTATTGTCAAAACAAAATGTTAATACAGATAAAATTAGAGCTGCAATTTATTATGAAATTGTAATTCCCCTTTTTATTTTACCCTTGATAATGCTTATTTTTGTGTATACTTCATATAATAGAAGATTTTTTAATATTGGTTCTTTTACATCATTTTCTATTTTTGGAACATTAATAGTTTGGGGTGTTTTCTTTATGTTATATAAGTTTTCAAATAGTGGTGTAATGAAACCAGAATTTTCATTATTATTGCCAATGCTAGGGTGGTTCTTGATATCATTTATAATTTATAGGAAAAAGAATAAAATATAA
- the pyrH gene encoding UMP kinase, whose translation MNKRVLVKFSGEALAGDEGYGINTQILDYIAEEIKDLVNNDIEVGIVIGGGNIVRGVTAAADGVIKRTSADYMGMLATVVNGIAMQEALEHKGLSARLQTAIKMEQIAEPFIVRKAMRHLEKGRVVIFSAGTGNPYFTTDTAATLRATEIDASMLIKATKVDGIYDKDPMKFEDAVKLDTISYDQALEDHIKVMDDTAIALAKDNQLPIVVANMNEKGNLLSIIKGDYTKCSIVK comes from the coding sequence ATGAATAAAAGAGTACTAGTAAAATTTTCTGGTGAAGCGTTAGCTGGTGATGAGGGTTACGGTATAAACACTCAAATCTTAGATTATATTGCCGAAGAGATTAAAGATTTAGTAAATAATGATATTGAAGTTGGAATAGTTATTGGTGGAGGAAACATTGTTCGTGGTGTTACTGCTGCTGCTGATGGTGTTATTAAAAGAACAAGTGCTGACTATATGGGTATGTTAGCTACTGTTGTAAATGGTATTGCTATGCAAGAAGCCTTAGAACATAAAGGTTTGAGTGCAAGATTACAAACAGCTATTAAAATGGAACAAATTGCTGAACCATTTATTGTAAGAAAAGCTATGAGACACTTAGAAAAAGGTCGAGTTGTAATTTTCAGTGCTGGTACAGGGAACCCTTACTTTACAACTGATACTGCTGCAACATTAAGAGCAACAGAAATTGATGCTTCAATGTTAATTAAAGCAACAAAAGTTGATGGTATTTATGATAAAGACCCTATGAAGTTTGAAGATGCGGTTAAATTAGATACAATTTCTTATGACCAAGCATTAGAAGACCATATTAAAGTTATGGATGATACTGCAATTGCTTTAGCAAAAGATAATCAACTGCCAATAGTTGTTGCTAATATGAATGAAAAAGGGAACTTATTAAGTATAATCAAGGGTGATTATACAAAATGTTCAATTGTAAAATAA
- a CDS encoding NUDIX domain-containing protein, with the protein MEKIKAYGILLYKIEKKSIKVLLCKSVKSLDKWGCLKGMQSGTETAKECAKREFHEECSIKVETYLFEDYFYQENNEKDVGIWIVNANKIKGLDDYFLDEKLHDNYLSWENSKVKFFDIKELPNIKKKQIELVSEIKDFLQNKNQFH; encoded by the coding sequence ATGGAAAAGATAAAAGCATATGGAATTTTACTTTATAAGATAGAAAAAAAATCTATTAAAGTTTTGTTATGTAAGTCTGTAAAAAGCCTTGATAAATGGGGTTGTTTAAAAGGTATGCAAAGTGGAACTGAAACTGCAAAAGAGTGTGCAAAAAGAGAGTTTCATGAAGAGTGTTCAATTAAAGTAGAAACTTATCTTTTTGAAGACTATTTTTATCAAGAGAATAATGAAAAAGATGTTGGTATTTGGATTGTAAATGCTAATAAAATAAAAGGTCTTGACGATTACTTTTTAGATGAAAAATTACATGATAATTATTTGTCATGGGAAAACTCAAAAGTTAAATTTTTTGATATAAAAGAGTTACCTAATATAAAAAAGAAACAAATTGAATTAGTCTCTGAGATTAAGGATTTTTTGCAAAATAAGAATCAATTCCATTAG
- a CDS encoding AAA family ATPase, which produces MTTLEFCHELEFSKINFIERKIKINHPRTIITGPPKSGKSFLIFDYLSNYNQEDYIYIDFSDYRNEKDEIEKNLEEYVFRNKIKVIVLENFEFDFKIPFCESVIISTKLDTTLKGYKKLFLTPLDFEEYLLHDKKNQNITQTFNNYLKNGNLPGVVNIDEIHTFNRLHDLIILINKDKTSQEILKILFLNIDEKKSLNQLYLALKNKIKISKDKFYEECKYFEKNKIVYFIEKYEQKKATKKIYSYNPAFLSAITHKKKFKNELTNIIFCELINKYKDIYYLDYIDFFIPSKKLAIVSIPFFNSFMMQSQLKKIYKIVDEYKIKELFIITVSNDEQFFHQNIEVNVLPFYEWSLS; this is translated from the coding sequence ATGACTACTCTTGAATTTTGCCATGAACTAGAATTCTCAAAAATAAACTTTATTGAAAGAAAAATAAAGATAAACCATCCACGAACTATTATAACTGGACCTCCAAAATCTGGTAAAAGTTTTTTAATATTTGATTACTTATCAAACTACAATCAAGAAGATTATATTTATATAGATTTTAGTGATTATAGAAATGAAAAAGATGAAATTGAAAAAAACTTAGAAGAGTATGTTTTTAGAAATAAAATCAAAGTTATTGTTTTAGAAAACTTTGAATTTGATTTTAAAATACCTTTTTGTGAAAGTGTAATAATATCCACAAAACTAGATACAACTTTAAAAGGTTATAAAAAATTATTTCTAACTCCTTTAGATTTTGAAGAGTATTTATTACATGATAAAAAAAATCAAAATATTACACAAACATTTAATAACTATTTGAAAAATGGAAATCTTCCAGGTGTTGTTAATATTGATGAAATACATACTTTTAATAGATTACATGATTTAATAATACTTATAAATAAAGACAAAACATCTCAAGAGATACTAAAGATATTATTTCTAAATATTGATGAAAAAAAGTCCTTAAATCAGCTATATTTAGCCCTTAAAAATAAAATTAAAATATCAAAAGATAAATTTTATGAAGAGTGTAAATATTTTGAAAAAAATAAAATTGTCTATTTTATTGAAAAATATGAACAAAAAAAAGCAACTAAAAAAATATACTCTTATAATCCTGCATTTTTAAGTGCAATTACACATAAAAAGAAATTTAAAAATGAGTTAACAAATATTATCTTTTGTGAATTAATTAATAAATACAAAGATATATATTATTTAGACTATATAGATTTTTTTATACCTTCAAAAAAACTTGCAATAGTTTCAATCCCATTTTTTAACTCTTTTATGATGCAATCTCAATTAAAAAAAATTTATAAGATTGTAGATGAATATAAAATAAAAGAACTTTTTATTATCACAGTATCAAATGATGAGCAATTTTTTCATCAAAATATAGAAGTAAATGTTTTGCCATTTTATGAATGGTCATTAAGCTAA
- the tyrS gene encoding tyrosine--tRNA ligase translates to MEEKIKEALAEIQRGTAEIIDLEGIEKLLKNYYENGVNFYVKAGFDPTAPDLHLGHTVLIQKLATFQRFGGIVQFLIGDFTATIGDPTGKSETRKVLSENDVLENAKSYKEQVFKILDPEKTEVMFNSKWLKELGTGGMISLASNLTVARMLERDDFAKRYASNTPIAVSEFTYPLLQGYDSVAMNTDIELGGTDQKFNLLMGRTLQKAYNTGKQQAVLMMPILEGLDGIQKMSKSLNNYIGVTDEAFDMFGKVLSISDELMWRYFELLSTRSLKEIEQLQEGVKNKTLHPKDVKDSLAIEIVDRFHGEGSGETAKAEFKKVFAKKDIPTDIPEYELESGIWICQALVDSKLVNSTSQARRDVKANAVSLNQEKVNDDKLNLEAGEYILQKGKKNFAKIIIK, encoded by the coding sequence ATGGAAGAGAAAATCAAAGAGGCCCTAGCTGAAATACAAAGAGGAACAGCTGAAATAATTGATTTAGAAGGTATTGAAAAATTATTAAAGAACTATTATGAAAATGGTGTTAACTTCTACGTCAAAGCAGGTTTTGATCCTACTGCACCTGATTTACATTTAGGACATACTGTACTTATTCAAAAGCTTGCTACATTCCAAAGATTTGGAGGAATTGTTCAATTTCTTATAGGAGATTTTACTGCAACAATAGGTGATCCTACAGGTAAAAGTGAAACAAGAAAAGTTTTAAGTGAAAATGATGTTCTAGAAAATGCGAAATCATATAAAGAACAAGTATTTAAAATTTTAGACCCAGAAAAAACTGAAGTAATGTTTAACTCTAAATGGTTAAAAGAATTAGGAACAGGAGGAATGATTTCACTTGCGTCAAACTTAACAGTTGCAAGAATGCTTGAACGTGATGATTTTGCTAAAAGATATGCATCAAACACTCCAATTGCAGTAAGTGAATTTACATATCCATTACTTCAAGGTTATGATTCAGTTGCTATGAATACGGATATAGAACTTGGAGGAACAGACCAGAAGTTTAATTTACTTATGGGAAGAACTTTACAAAAAGCTTATAATACTGGAAAACAACAAGCAGTATTAATGATGCCAATTCTTGAAGGATTAGATGGAATTCAAAAAATGTCAAAATCCTTAAATAATTATATTGGTGTAACAGATGAAGCTTTTGATATGTTTGGAAAGGTACTATCTATTTCAGATGAACTTATGTGGAGATATTTTGAACTTCTTTCAACTAGATCTTTAAAAGAGATTGAGCAATTACAAGAAGGTGTGAAAAATAAAACTTTACATCCAAAAGATGTAAAAGATTCTCTTGCTATTGAAATTGTTGATAGATTTCATGGAGAAGGTTCAGGGGAAACTGCAAAAGCAGAGTTTAAAAAAGTATTTGCAAAAAAAGATATACCAACAGATATACCAGAATATGAACTTGAAAGTGGTATTTGGATTTGTCAAGCTTTAGTTGATAGTAAATTAGTTAATTCAACTTCACAAGCAAGACGTGATGTAAAAGCAAATGCAGTTAGTTTAAATCAAGAAAAAGTAAATGATGATAAACTAAATTTAGAAGCTGGGGAATACATTTTACAAAAAGGTAAAAAGAATTTCGCTAAGATAATAATAAAATAA
- the pdxA gene encoding 4-hydroxythreonine-4-phosphate dehydrogenase: protein MNQKPNIAISVGDLNGIGIEIALKSHEKISTLCNPIYCINKDMLKKSSKLLEISIPKDFKTYNIKGDFEIKPGQVSKRAGRFSYDSFMEAINLANKEKVSAIVTLPINKESWNKANIKYKGHTEVLRDFFGKNAIMMLGCKKMFVSLFTEHIALKKVAKKIDEKDLTQFLLDFYKSVKAKKIGVLGLNPHASDNGVLGDEEVEIFKAIRNANKKLKKDIFKGPMVPDTAFSPMSRKNYKYFVAMYHDQGLAPLKALYFDQSINVSLNLPIIRTSVDHGTAFDIAYKNDRKLNTKSYINAIKEAIILYENRK, encoded by the coding sequence ATGAACCAAAAGCCTAACATAGCAATATCTGTAGGTGATTTAAACGGTATAGGCATAGAAATTGCATTAAAATCCCATGAAAAAATATCTACATTATGTAATCCCATTTACTGTATAAATAAAGATATGCTAAAAAAAAGTTCTAAACTTTTAGAAATATCTATTCCAAAAGATTTTAAAACATATAATATCAAAGGTGATTTTGAAATTAAACCAGGGCAAGTTTCTAAACGAGCTGGAAGATTTTCATATGACTCATTTATGGAAGCTATTAATTTAGCAAATAAAGAAAAAGTTTCAGCTATTGTTACTTTACCAATAAACAAAGAATCATGGAACAAAGCTAATATCAAATATAAAGGGCATACTGAAGTATTAAGAGACTTTTTTGGGAAAAATGCAATTATGATGTTAGGCTGTAAAAAAATGTTTGTATCTTTATTTACAGAGCATATAGCTTTAAAAAAAGTTGCTAAAAAAATAGACGAAAAAGATTTAACTCAATTTTTACTAGATTTTTACAAAAGCGTAAAAGCTAAAAAAATCGGTGTATTAGGATTAAACCCTCATGCAAGTGACAATGGTGTTTTAGGTGATGAAGAAGTAGAAATATTCAAAGCAATTAGAAACGCAAATAAAAAACTGAAGAAAGATATTTTCAAAGGGCCTATGGTTCCAGATACAGCGTTTTCACCAATGTCAAGAAAAAACTATAAATACTTTGTAGCAATGTATCATGATCAAGGATTAGCACCATTAAAAGCTTTATATTTTGATCAAAGTATAAATGTAAGTCTAAATCTTCCTATAATAAGAACTTCAGTTGATCATGGAACTGCTTTTGATATAGCTTATAAAAATGATAGAAAGTTAAATACAAAAAGTTATATAAATGCAATCAAAGAAGCTATTATTCTATATGAAAATAGAAAATGA
- a CDS encoding N-acetylmuramoyl-L-alanine amidase, whose protein sequence is MREYNNARVGYLKAVLNNNQDLEIKNLKILVSSGKKLKKNITKYEKELKKYNGTINNKSRIEPIKITKPIKIKKITKIKKPKISKIDTNKSQYTIKSVVSKDNKITIEFNTNITKDYVRFFEKKVKNANQDIYDIKGRFKDAHPTKLRISGVKQIVIKQEKYNTLRILFEDKINLKTVYSVNKKRLTISVLNLKNKSSKKSTSKAKISKSPKVIKTGQNRVIVLDAGHGGKDVGAVGKGKRYEKVVVFKVTKYLESILKKRGYKVYLTRNNDRFIKVKNRTILANKKKADIFLSIHANAAHKSRIHEARGIETFFLSPARSERAKRVAAKENKSDIRTMSYSTKNVFLESLNRPRITASQKLAIDTQRNILFTARSLYKDAVDGGVREGPFWVLVGAQMPSILIEIGYISHKEEGRRLYETRYQKKLALGIANGIDSYFAKNP, encoded by the coding sequence TTGCGTGAATATAATAATGCTCGAGTAGGATATTTAAAAGCTGTCCTAAATAATAATCAAGACTTAGAAATAAAAAACCTAAAGATTCTAGTTTCATCTGGAAAGAAATTAAAAAAAAATATTACTAAATATGAAAAAGAGTTAAAGAAATACAACGGTACAATCAATAATAAATCAAGAATAGAACCTATAAAAATAACAAAGCCTATTAAAATTAAGAAGATTACTAAAATAAAAAAACCTAAAATTTCTAAAATAGATACAAATAAATCACAATATACAATAAAATCAGTAGTTTCAAAAGATAATAAAATCACTATAGAATTTAATACAAATATAACAAAAGACTATGTAAGATTTTTCGAAAAAAAAGTCAAAAATGCAAATCAAGATATATATGATATAAAAGGACGTTTTAAAGATGCACATCCTACAAAATTAAGAATATCTGGTGTAAAACAAATTGTTATAAAACAAGAGAAATACAACACTCTTAGAATTTTATTTGAGGATAAAATAAATCTAAAAACGGTATATAGTGTAAATAAAAAAAGACTTACAATAAGTGTATTAAACTTAAAAAACAAATCATCAAAAAAAAGTACAAGTAAAGCAAAAATATCAAAATCTCCAAAAGTTATTAAAACTGGTCAAAATAGAGTCATAGTACTTGATGCAGGACATGGAGGGAAAGATGTTGGTGCAGTTGGAAAAGGAAAGAGATATGAAAAAGTTGTTGTATTTAAAGTAACCAAATACTTAGAGTCTATTTTAAAAAAAAGAGGCTATAAAGTTTATTTAACAAGAAACAATGACCGATTTATAAAAGTAAAAAATAGAACTATATTGGCAAATAAAAAGAAAGCTGATATATTTTTATCTATCCATGCAAATGCAGCACACAAAAGTAGAATTCATGAAGCAAGAGGAATAGAAACATTTTTTCTAAGTCCTGCAAGAAGTGAGAGAGCAAAAAGAGTTGCAGCAAAAGAAAATAAATCAGATATAAGAACAATGAGTTATTCAACAAAAAATGTATTTTTAGAATCTTTAAATAGACCAAGAATAACAGCTTCGCAAAAACTTGCTATTGATACACAAAGAAATATACTATTTACTGCAAGATCATTATATAAAGATGCTGTGGATGGTGGAGTTAGAGAAGGTCCTTTTTGGGTTCTAGTTGGAGCTCAAATGCCATCAATTTTAATTGAGATTGGTTATATATCACATAAAGAAGAAGGTCGAAGATTATACGAGACTAGGTATCAAAAAAAATTAGCTCTTGGTATTGCTAATGGAATTGATTCTTATTTTGCAAAAAATCCTTAA
- a CDS encoding nitronate monooxygenase, with protein MKIGKYEIKHPIIQGGMGVGISWDQLAGNVSKEGGLGVISSVGTGYYRNKSENVHVEMRKDKPKDVMNFYSRDSFFEIVENARKICGDAPLACNILYACNDYGRMVKDACEAGINIIITGAGLPTNMPEFTQNYPEVALVPIVSSARALKLICKKWKKYNKVPDAIIVEGPLSGGHQGFKYEDCFKEEFQLENIVGPVIEESKNWGEDIPIIAAGGIWDKNDIDKFIDMGCTGVQMATRFIGTFECDADATLKNVLLNAKEEDIKLGKSPVGLPARRVVTNLQTSIENDTAPKVQCISNCVAPCNRGVEAKAVGYCIADRLGAAYQGDLDTGLFFTGSNGYKLNKIISVHELMEKLTKGE; from the coding sequence TTGAAAATAGGAAAATATGAAATAAAACATCCAATTATACAAGGTGGAATGGGTGTTGGAATTAGCTGGGACCAATTAGCTGGAAATGTTAGTAAAGAAGGTGGCCTTGGAGTTATCTCTTCAGTAGGTACTGGTTATTACCGAAATAAAAGTGAAAATGTACATGTTGAAATGAGAAAAGATAAACCAAAAGATGTTATGAACTTTTACTCTAGAGATTCTTTTTTTGAAATTGTAGAAAATGCAAGAAAAATTTGTGGAGATGCTCCTTTAGCTTGTAATATTTTATATGCATGTAATGACTATGGAAGAATGGTAAAAGATGCTTGTGAAGCAGGTATAAATATTATCATTACAGGAGCTGGATTACCTACAAATATGCCAGAATTTACACAAAATTACCCAGAAGTTGCACTAGTTCCAATTGTATCTTCTGCACGTGCTTTAAAGCTAATCTGTAAAAAATGGAAAAAATATAACAAAGTTCCAGATGCAATTATTGTTGAGGGTCCTTTAAGTGGTGGACACCAAGGATTTAAATATGAAGACTGTTTTAAAGAAGAGTTCCAATTAGAGAATATTGTAGGTCCAGTTATTGAAGAATCAAAAAATTGGGGTGAAGATATTCCAATTATCGCAGCAGGTGGAATTTGGGATAAAAATGACATTGATAAATTTATTGACATGGGTTGTACTGGAGTACAAATGGCAACAAGATTTATTGGAACATTTGAATGTGATGCCGATGCTACATTAAAGAATGTATTATTAAATGCAAAAGAAGAAGATATTAAATTAGGAAAATCTCCTGTAGGATTACCAGCAAGAAGAGTTGTTACTAATTTACAAACTTCAATAGAAAATGATACTGCACCAAAAGTACAATGTATTTCGAACTGTGTTGCACCATGTAATAGAGGTGTAGAAGCGAAAGCCGTTGGATATTGTATTGCTGATAGATTGGGTGCTGCCTACCAAGGTGATTTAGATACAGGACTTTTCTTTACTGGTTCAAATGGTTATAAATTAAATAAAATCATTTCTGTTCATGAATTAATGGAAAAACTAACAAAAGGAGAATAA
- a CDS encoding DNA-directed RNA polymerase subunit omega, which yields MRLEERMSKALKRTNNDRYILAIAVGQRADELSKGAKPLLEQNTQNMKYTDIAIDEIAEGLLKIEGLVNKE from the coding sequence ATGAGATTAGAAGAACGAATGTCAAAAGCTTTAAAAAGAACAAATAACGATAGATATATTCTTGCTATTGCTGTTGGGCAAAGAGCAGATGAATTAAGTAAAGGTGCAAAACCTTTATTAGAACAAAATACACAAAATATGAAATATACTGATATTGCAATTGATGAAATTGCAGAAGGTCTTTTAAAGATTGAAGGATTAGTAAATAAAGAATAA